The proteins below are encoded in one region of Juglans microcarpa x Juglans regia isolate MS1-56 chromosome 4D, Jm3101_v1.0, whole genome shotgun sequence:
- the LOC121259173 gene encoding bromodomain adjacent to zinc finger domain protein 1A-like isoform X2: MVRGGKVGCKRNFNRRVRSKDKGSDDSDEDYVVSNEENEFSDGWDEDYCSAVDGNASEESFGSFVKEEEEEEAYKEDDDDDEEYDEGEEEEEEEEEEEEVRRVFEPKVRSKAQKVNLSCQKVGAKTARKRRRVIYDDDDDEEEEYDEGEEEEEEEEVRKVVESKVSSKVQNVNWSHQKGGVKTSRKRRRVIYDDGEDGDEDYEVEEEEEEEEEEEEDDDFMLDEDICLDEEEELGGRKKRNNMKVGKRGWQEKNSLRDQKGKRKSKVLKKPLRKKRRKNGGLRRQVQYENGCNGGIEFVNNRSIVREKSKKNPGPKKRRYIARSDSDFVSSGSSDYDYTLSEEEKHTISEEERQQVREAREFCGNLRSSLRSSSLPCGIQEVGDVHQQRKPQVGKGKEKLEEPLGKKGKEKVEEVRTELGKQVCGICLSEEDNRRAKGTLDCCSHYFCFACIMEWAKVESRCPLCKQRFKTISKPARSTAGIDLREVLIPVPERDQVYQPSEEEVRSYLDPYENVICTECHEGGDDDLMLLCDVCDSPAHTYCVGLGREVPDGNWYCDGCRPVALASSSSQVQDHMPDQRTRSNNVSNRPPQFVNVREGLDLNLLSSPLTPFSQGFGNLSSPRLPVGDSRAASPVAGAGAPTLSGRRWIHRQIQHLISFNRMNSMAGRTDGTPAANSRDFSSSQSNQDQGRDTTTQHTRTQEMGSSYHTFFEDRLQDSPSPSFQNRDFFSSRLSFLRRQSAQDQTNMTTERSSLNGTLWPEPSGMDPIPGYEQLQYNRSSNIGSDGSLSPYTVREGIELHTAKEQVQSMVRKHLKNLSQDIDLGHSTFKDIARSSTHTIVAACGIEHRRSEVYCPVPPPSVCSHIELMAGGQTSLMKGCCSSCFESFVGDVVKRIMDTKMPPWLSLGL; encoded by the exons ATGGTGAGGGGAGGGAAGGTTGGTTGCAAGAGGAACTTCAACAGAAGGGTTCGTTCGAAAGACAAGGGTTCTGATGACTCGGATGAGGATTATGTGGTTTCGAATGAAGAAAACGAGTTCTCGGATGGTTGGGATGAGGATTATTGCTCTGCTGTAGATGGGAATGCATCAGAAGAGAGTTTTGGAAGTTTTgtaaaggaggaggaagaagaagaagcgtACAAGGAAGATGACGACGATGATGAAGAATAtgatgaaggagaagaagaggaggaggag gaggaggaagaggaggaggtgaGGAGGGTTTTTGAACCAAAGGTCAGATCAAAAGCGCAAAAGGTTAATTTGAGTTGCCAGAAAGTTGGGGCGAAAACAGCGAGAAAGAGGAGAAGAGttatatatgatgatgatgatgatgaagaagaagaatatgatgaaggagaagaagaggaggaggaggaggaggtgaggAAGGTTGTTGAATCAAAGGTTAGCTCAAAAGTGCAAAATGTTAATTGGAGTCACCAGAAAGGTGGGGTGAAAACATCGAGAAAGAGGAGAAGAGTTATATATGATGATGGCGAAGATGGGGATGAGGAttatgaggttgaggaggaggaggaggaggaggaggaggaggaggaggatgacgATTTTATGCTGGATGAAgatatttgtttggatgaagaagaggaattgggggggagaaagaagagaaataatatgaaagtCGGCAAGAGAGGTTGGCAGGAAAAGAATTCTTTAAGGGATCAAAAGGGGAAGAGGAAATCTAAAGTTTTGAAGAAGcctttgagaaagaaaagaagaaagaatggTGGGTTGAGGAGGCAAGTGCAATATGAGAATGGTTGCAATGGTGGTATTGAGTTCGTTAATAATAGATCAATTGTGAgagaaaagagcaagaaaaaccCGGGTCCAAAAAAGAGGAGGTATATTGCACGTTCAGATTCAGATTTCGTGTCTTCTGGATCATCAGATTATGACTATACTCTTTCTGAGGAAGAGAAGCATACCATCTCTGAAGAAGAGAGACAACAAGTGAGAGAAGCCAGGGAGTTCTGTGGAAATTTAAGAAGTAGCTTGAGGAGCTCATCTTTACCGTGTGGAATTCAGGAGGTTGGGGATGTTCATCAACAAAGAAAACCTCAGGTAGGGAAGGGTAAGGAGAAGTTAGAGGAACCTCTGGGAAAGAAGGGTAAGGAGAAGGTGGAGGAAGTGAGGACCGAGCTGGGAAAGCAGGTGTGTGGAATTTGCCTGTCTGAAGAAGATAACAGGAGAGCGAAGGGAACACTGGACTGTTGttctcattatttttgttttgcttgcatCATGGAGTGGGCAAAAGTGGAATCTCGCTGCCCTTTATGCAAGCAGAGGTTCAAGACAATCAGTAAGCCTGCAAGGTCGACTGCAGGAATTGATTTGAGAGAAGTGCTGATTCCGGTCCCTGAGCGTGATCAG GTTTATCAACCCTCTGAGGAAGAAGTCAGGAGTTACCTTGATCCATATGAGAATGTGATTTGTACTGAATGCCATGAAGGTGGGGATGATGATCTCATGTTGCTGTGTGATGTCTGTGATTCACCTGCACACACCTATTGCGTTGGTCTCGGACGGGAAGTACCTGATGGTAATTGGTATTGTGATGGTTGTAGACCCGTTGCTCTGGCATCGTCAAGTTCCCAAGTGCAAGATCATATGCCTGATCAAAGGACTAGAAGCAACAACGTGTCTAATCGACCACCACAATTTGTAAATGTAAGGGAAGGTTTAGATCTCAATTTATTGTCCTCACCTCTTACACCATTTTCCCAAGGATTTGGGAATCTTTCGTCCCCCAGACTTCCGGTCGGAGATTCTCGAGCAGCTTCTCCAGTAGCTGGAGCAGGGGCACCAACTCTTTCAGGGAGACGCTGGATACATCGTCAAATACAACATCTCATTTCCTTTAATCGAATGAATTCTATGGCTGGTAGAACTGATGGGACTCCAGCGGCTAATTCAAGAGACTTTTCAAGTTCTCAAAGTAATCAAGATCAAGGCAGGGATACTACAACTCAACACACAAGAACGCAAGAAATGGGGTCATCATATCATACATTCTTTGAGGATAGGTTACAGGATAGTCCCTCTCCATCATTTCAAAATAGGGATTTCTTTTCCTCGAGATTAAGCTTTTTAAGAAGGCAATCAGCTCAAGACCAGACTAATATGACTACCGAAAGGTCTTCTTTGAATGGAACATTATGGCCTGAACCTTCAGGGATGGATCCAATTCCGGGTTATGAGCAACTCCAATACAACAGATCATCAAATATTGGGTCTGATGGTAGTTTGTCACCTTATACAGTTAGAGAGGGGATCGAGCTTCACACAGCTAAAGAACAAGTGCAATCTATGGTTAGAAAACACTTGAAGAACTTGTCCCAAGATATTGATTTAG GTCACAGTACTTTTAAGGACATTGCAAGAAGTTCTACACATACCATAGTAGCTGCATGTGGCATCGAGCATAGGAGGAGTGAGGTTTATTGCCCTGTTCCTCCACCATCAGTCTGTTCCCACATTGAATTAATGGCAGGTGGACAGACAAGTCTGATGAAAGGTTGCTGCTCTTCTTGCTTTGAATCTTTCGTAGGGGATGTAGTGAAGAGGATCATGGACACAAAAATGCCACCATGGTTGAGTCTAGGCCTTTAG
- the LOC121259174 gene encoding protein DEHYDRATION-INDUCED 19 homolog 3-like isoform X3, producing the protein MDNDSWSARLSSASKRYQSALQSRSDMFMAFEELDGDDDTREEFPCPFCSEYFDIVGLCCHIDEEHPLEAKNGRKRKSRRSGIHSTLSLLRKELREGNFQSLFGGSSCIVSSSNAAPDPLLSSFILPLGDDFLSVQPQLSTEGASVKKSSEDKVSERNVQSSPLSIKDQEEKAKRCEFVHGLLLSTILDDNL; encoded by the exons ATGGATAATGATTCGTGGAGCGCTCGTCTCTCTTCCGCTTCGAAGCGGTACCAGTCCGCTCTTCAATCGCGATCCG ATATGTTCATGGCCTTTGAAGAACTTGATGGGGATGATGATACGAGGGAGGAGTTTCCATGTCCATTTTGTTCGGAGTATTTCGATATAGTTGGATTGTGCTGCCACATTGACGAGGAGCATCCTTTGGAGGCAAAGAATGGG CGCAAGAGGAAGTCACGTAGGAGTGGTATACATTCTACACTATCTTTGTTGAGGAAAGAACTGCGAGAAGGAAACTTCCAGTCTCTTTTTGGAGGGTCTTCCTGTATAGTCTCCTCATCCAATGCAGCACCAGATCCGTTGTTGTCATCATTTATTTTGCCCTTGGGTGATGACTTTCTAAGTGTTCAACCTCAGCTTTCAACTGAAGGAGCCTCAGTTAAGAAAAGCTCTGAGGATAAAGTATCAGAGAG AAATGTTCAGTCATCTCCGCTCTCTATCAAGGATCAGGAAGAGAAGGCAAAAAGATGTGAGTTTGTTCATGGGCTGTTGTTGTCTACCATTCTGGATGACAATTTATGA
- the LOC121259173 gene encoding uncharacterized protein LOC121259173 isoform X1, producing the protein MVRGGKVGCKRNFNRRVRSKDKGSDDSDEDYVVSNEENEFSDGWDEDYCSAVDGNASEESFGSFVKEEEEEEAYKEDDDDDEEYDEGEEEEEEVRRVVEPKVRSKAQKVNSSPKKGWAKTARKRGRVIYDEDEEYDEGAEEEEEEEEVRRVFEPKVRSKAQKVNLSCQKVGAKTARKRRRVIYDDDDDEEEEYDEGEEEEEEEEVRKVVESKVSSKVQNVNWSHQKGGVKTSRKRRRVIYDDGEDGDEDYEVEEEEEEEEEEEEDDDFMLDEDICLDEEEELGGRKKRNNMKVGKRGWQEKNSLRDQKGKRKSKVLKKPLRKKRRKNGGLRRQVQYENGCNGGIEFVNNRSIVREKSKKNPGPKKRRYIARSDSDFVSSGSSDYDYTLSEEEKHTISEEERQQVREAREFCGNLRSSLRSSSLPCGIQEVGDVHQQRKPQVGKGKEKLEEPLGKKGKEKVEEVRTELGKQVCGICLSEEDNRRAKGTLDCCSHYFCFACIMEWAKVESRCPLCKQRFKTISKPARSTAGIDLREVLIPVPERDQVYQPSEEEVRSYLDPYENVICTECHEGGDDDLMLLCDVCDSPAHTYCVGLGREVPDGNWYCDGCRPVALASSSSQVQDHMPDQRTRSNNVSNRPPQFVNVREGLDLNLLSSPLTPFSQGFGNLSSPRLPVGDSRAASPVAGAGAPTLSGRRWIHRQIQHLISFNRMNSMAGRTDGTPAANSRDFSSSQSNQDQGRDTTTQHTRTQEMGSSYHTFFEDRLQDSPSPSFQNRDFFSSRLSFLRRQSAQDQTNMTTERSSLNGTLWPEPSGMDPIPGYEQLQYNRSSNIGSDGSLSPYTVREGIELHTAKEQVQSMVRKHLKNLSQDIDLGHSTFKDIARSSTHTIVAACGIEHRRSEVYCPVPPPSVCSHIELMAGGQTSLMKGCCSSCFESFVGDVVKRIMDTKMPPWLSLGL; encoded by the exons ATGGTGAGGGGAGGGAAGGTTGGTTGCAAGAGGAACTTCAACAGAAGGGTTCGTTCGAAAGACAAGGGTTCTGATGACTCGGATGAGGATTATGTGGTTTCGAATGAAGAAAACGAGTTCTCGGATGGTTGGGATGAGGATTATTGCTCTGCTGTAGATGGGAATGCATCAGAAGAGAGTTTTGGAAGTTTTgtaaaggaggaggaagaagaagaagcgtACAAGGAAGATGACGACGATGATGAAGAATAtgatgaaggagaagaagaggaggaggaggtgaggAGGGTTGTTGAACCAAAGGTCAGATCAAAAGCACAAAAGGTTAATTCGAGTCCCAAGAAAGGTTGGGCGAAAACAGCGAGAAAGAGGGGAAGAGTTATATATGATGAGGATGAAGAATATGATGAAGGAgcagaa gaggaggaggaagaggaggaggtgaGGAGGGTTTTTGAACCAAAGGTCAGATCAAAAGCGCAAAAGGTTAATTTGAGTTGCCAGAAAGTTGGGGCGAAAACAGCGAGAAAGAGGAGAAGAGttatatatgatgatgatgatgatgaagaagaagaatatgatgaaggagaagaagaggaggaggaggaggaggtgaggAAGGTTGTTGAATCAAAGGTTAGCTCAAAAGTGCAAAATGTTAATTGGAGTCACCAGAAAGGTGGGGTGAAAACATCGAGAAAGAGGAGAAGAGTTATATATGATGATGGCGAAGATGGGGATGAGGAttatgaggttgaggaggaggaggaggaggaggaggaggaggaggaggatgacgATTTTATGCTGGATGAAgatatttgtttggatgaagaagaggaattgggggggagaaagaagagaaataatatgaaagtCGGCAAGAGAGGTTGGCAGGAAAAGAATTCTTTAAGGGATCAAAAGGGGAAGAGGAAATCTAAAGTTTTGAAGAAGcctttgagaaagaaaagaagaaagaatggTGGGTTGAGGAGGCAAGTGCAATATGAGAATGGTTGCAATGGTGGTATTGAGTTCGTTAATAATAGATCAATTGTGAgagaaaagagcaagaaaaaccCGGGTCCAAAAAAGAGGAGGTATATTGCACGTTCAGATTCAGATTTCGTGTCTTCTGGATCATCAGATTATGACTATACTCTTTCTGAGGAAGAGAAGCATACCATCTCTGAAGAAGAGAGACAACAAGTGAGAGAAGCCAGGGAGTTCTGTGGAAATTTAAGAAGTAGCTTGAGGAGCTCATCTTTACCGTGTGGAATTCAGGAGGTTGGGGATGTTCATCAACAAAGAAAACCTCAGGTAGGGAAGGGTAAGGAGAAGTTAGAGGAACCTCTGGGAAAGAAGGGTAAGGAGAAGGTGGAGGAAGTGAGGACCGAGCTGGGAAAGCAGGTGTGTGGAATTTGCCTGTCTGAAGAAGATAACAGGAGAGCGAAGGGAACACTGGACTGTTGttctcattatttttgttttgcttgcatCATGGAGTGGGCAAAAGTGGAATCTCGCTGCCCTTTATGCAAGCAGAGGTTCAAGACAATCAGTAAGCCTGCAAGGTCGACTGCAGGAATTGATTTGAGAGAAGTGCTGATTCCGGTCCCTGAGCGTGATCAG GTTTATCAACCCTCTGAGGAAGAAGTCAGGAGTTACCTTGATCCATATGAGAATGTGATTTGTACTGAATGCCATGAAGGTGGGGATGATGATCTCATGTTGCTGTGTGATGTCTGTGATTCACCTGCACACACCTATTGCGTTGGTCTCGGACGGGAAGTACCTGATGGTAATTGGTATTGTGATGGTTGTAGACCCGTTGCTCTGGCATCGTCAAGTTCCCAAGTGCAAGATCATATGCCTGATCAAAGGACTAGAAGCAACAACGTGTCTAATCGACCACCACAATTTGTAAATGTAAGGGAAGGTTTAGATCTCAATTTATTGTCCTCACCTCTTACACCATTTTCCCAAGGATTTGGGAATCTTTCGTCCCCCAGACTTCCGGTCGGAGATTCTCGAGCAGCTTCTCCAGTAGCTGGAGCAGGGGCACCAACTCTTTCAGGGAGACGCTGGATACATCGTCAAATACAACATCTCATTTCCTTTAATCGAATGAATTCTATGGCTGGTAGAACTGATGGGACTCCAGCGGCTAATTCAAGAGACTTTTCAAGTTCTCAAAGTAATCAAGATCAAGGCAGGGATACTACAACTCAACACACAAGAACGCAAGAAATGGGGTCATCATATCATACATTCTTTGAGGATAGGTTACAGGATAGTCCCTCTCCATCATTTCAAAATAGGGATTTCTTTTCCTCGAGATTAAGCTTTTTAAGAAGGCAATCAGCTCAAGACCAGACTAATATGACTACCGAAAGGTCTTCTTTGAATGGAACATTATGGCCTGAACCTTCAGGGATGGATCCAATTCCGGGTTATGAGCAACTCCAATACAACAGATCATCAAATATTGGGTCTGATGGTAGTTTGTCACCTTATACAGTTAGAGAGGGGATCGAGCTTCACACAGCTAAAGAACAAGTGCAATCTATGGTTAGAAAACACTTGAAGAACTTGTCCCAAGATATTGATTTAG GTCACAGTACTTTTAAGGACATTGCAAGAAGTTCTACACATACCATAGTAGCTGCATGTGGCATCGAGCATAGGAGGAGTGAGGTTTATTGCCCTGTTCCTCCACCATCAGTCTGTTCCCACATTGAATTAATGGCAGGTGGACAGACAAGTCTGATGAAAGGTTGCTGCTCTTCTTGCTTTGAATCTTTCGTAGGGGATGTAGTGAAGAGGATCATGGACACAAAAATGCCACCATGGTTGAGTCTAGGCCTTTAG
- the LOC121259174 gene encoding protein DEHYDRATION-INDUCED 19 homolog 3-like isoform X2: MDNDSWSARLSSASKRYQSALQSRSDMFMAFEELDGDDDTREEFPCPFCSEYFDIVGLCCHIDEEHPLEAKNGVCPVCAMRVGVDMVAHITLQHGNIFKMQRKRKSRRSGIHSTLSLLRKELREGNFQSLFGGSSCIVSSSNAAPDPLLSSFILPLGDDFLSVQPQLSTEGASVKKSSEDKVSERYKCSVISALYQGSGREGKKM; this comes from the exons ATGGATAATGATTCGTGGAGCGCTCGTCTCTCTTCCGCTTCGAAGCGGTACCAGTCCGCTCTTCAATCGCGATCCG ATATGTTCATGGCCTTTGAAGAACTTGATGGGGATGATGATACGAGGGAGGAGTTTCCATGTCCATTTTGTTCGGAGTATTTCGATATAGTTGGATTGTGCTGCCACATTGACGAGGAGCATCCTTTGGAGGCAAAGAATGGG GTATGTCCTGTTTGTGCAATGAGGGTGGGGGTTGACATGGTTGCTCACATAACCCTACAACATGGAAACATATTCAAG ATGCAGCGCAAGAGGAAGTCACGTAGGAGTGGTATACATTCTACACTATCTTTGTTGAGGAAAGAACTGCGAGAAGGAAACTTCCAGTCTCTTTTTGGAGGGTCTTCCTGTATAGTCTCCTCATCCAATGCAGCACCAGATCCGTTGTTGTCATCATTTATTTTGCCCTTGGGTGATGACTTTCTAAGTGTTCAACCTCAGCTTTCAACTGAAGGAGCCTCAGTTAAGAAAAGCTCTGAGGATAAAGTATCAGAGAGGTAT AAATGTTCAGTCATCTCCGCTCTCTATCAAGGATCAGGAAGAGAAGGCAAAAAGATGTGA
- the LOC121259211 gene encoding WAT1-related protein At1g68170-like, producing the protein MAVERACKALHGLKPAMLMVVVQLSSAGVNVFFKLAANDGMSSTVIVTYRLIFAAAIVVPLALVFVRNSRPKLTWIVLFQAFLSGLFGGSLFQNLYIESLALTSATFTSAMFDLVPAITFILAVSFGLEKLSLGTIAGKAKVLGTLMGIGGAMLLTFYRGAEINIWPTHVDLLHHGQHQTGGHSAASPESENLLLGSMLALGSCLSFASWLIIQTKMSERYPCHYSSAALMCVMGAIQSAVYALCMESDWSQWKLGWNIRLLTVSYSGIVGTGLVVTLIAWCVNMRGPLYVSIFYPVMLVAVAIMGSLLLDEKLHLGTILGSVLIVCGLYAVLWGKRKETKQKTQVASCSPELDQSALTDIVITSSPVDHLHNNNKH; encoded by the exons ATGGCAGTGGAACGCGCTTGTAAGGCATTGCATGGTCTGAAGCCGGCCATGTTAATGGTCGTGGTTCAGCTTAGCTCCGCTGGGGTGAATGTGTTCTTCAAACTGGCCGCAAATGATGGAATGAGCTCGACGGTTATCGTTACTTATCGCCTCATTTTCGCTGCTGCTATTGTTGTCCCTCTCGCTCTCGTTTTTGTAag GAATAGTAGACCAAAGTTGACATGGATAGTACTCTTCCAGGCATTTCTTAGCGGGCTGTTCGG GGGAtcattatttcaaaatttatatattgaaagCTTAGCATTGACATCAGCAACATTCACATCAGCCATGTTTGACTTAGTTCCTGCCATTACCTTCATCCTGGCGGTCTCTTTCGG gttgGAGAAGCTGAGTCTGGGGACAATTGCAGGAAAGGCTAAAGTGTTGGGAACATTAATGGGAATAGGTGGGGCTATGCTCCTCACCTTCTACAGAGGGGCAGAAATTAACATATGGCCCACTCATGTTGATCTATTGCATCACGGCCAACATCAAACCGGAGGACACTCGGCAGCATCCCCAGAATCCGAAAATCTTCTTTTGGGTTCTATGTTGGCTCTAGGAAGTTGTTTGTCGTTTGCCTCCTGGTTAATAATTCAG ACTAAAATGAGTGAGAGATATCCATGTCACTACTCGTCCGCAGCTCTGATGTGTGTGATGGGAGCTATTCAATCTGCTGTCTATGCCCTGTGCATGGAGAGTGATTGGAGCCAATGGAAGTTGGGCTGGAATATCAGGCTTCTTACAGTCTCTTACTCG GGAATCGTAGGAACAGGACTTGTGGTGACTTTGATTGCGTGGTGCGTGAACATGAGAGGTCCTTTATATGTCTCCATCTTCTACCCTGTGATGCTTGTTGCAGTTGCCATCATGGGGTCTTTACTCCTGGACGAGAAGTTGCACCTTGGAAC AATATTAGGATCTGTGCTGATTGTGTGCGGGTTATACGCGGTTTTGtggggaaaaaggaaagagacgaAGCAGAAAACACAAGTAGCAAGCTGCTCCCCAGAATTAGATCAGTCTGCATTGACTGATATTGTTATCACGTCCTCGCCAGTTGATCATCTTCATAACAACAACAAACactaa
- the LOC121259174 gene encoding protein DEHYDRATION-INDUCED 19 homolog 3-like isoform X1 → MDNDSWSARLSSASKRYQSALQSRSDMFMAFEELDGDDDTREEFPCPFCSEYFDIVGLCCHIDEEHPLEAKNGVCPVCAMRVGVDMVAHITLQHGNIFKMQRKRKSRRSGIHSTLSLLRKELREGNFQSLFGGSSCIVSSSNAAPDPLLSSFILPLGDDFLSVQPQLSTEGASVKKSSEDKVSERNVQSSPLSIKDQEEKAKRCEFVHGLLLSTILDDNL, encoded by the exons ATGGATAATGATTCGTGGAGCGCTCGTCTCTCTTCCGCTTCGAAGCGGTACCAGTCCGCTCTTCAATCGCGATCCG ATATGTTCATGGCCTTTGAAGAACTTGATGGGGATGATGATACGAGGGAGGAGTTTCCATGTCCATTTTGTTCGGAGTATTTCGATATAGTTGGATTGTGCTGCCACATTGACGAGGAGCATCCTTTGGAGGCAAAGAATGGG GTATGTCCTGTTTGTGCAATGAGGGTGGGGGTTGACATGGTTGCTCACATAACCCTACAACATGGAAACATATTCAAG ATGCAGCGCAAGAGGAAGTCACGTAGGAGTGGTATACATTCTACACTATCTTTGTTGAGGAAAGAACTGCGAGAAGGAAACTTCCAGTCTCTTTTTGGAGGGTCTTCCTGTATAGTCTCCTCATCCAATGCAGCACCAGATCCGTTGTTGTCATCATTTATTTTGCCCTTGGGTGATGACTTTCTAAGTGTTCAACCTCAGCTTTCAACTGAAGGAGCCTCAGTTAAGAAAAGCTCTGAGGATAAAGTATCAGAGAG AAATGTTCAGTCATCTCCGCTCTCTATCAAGGATCAGGAAGAGAAGGCAAAAAGATGTGAGTTTGTTCATGGGCTGTTGTTGTCTACCATTCTGGATGACAATTTATGA